A window of the Bdellovibrio sp. ZAP7 genome harbors these coding sequences:
- a CDS encoding tetratricopeptide repeat protein — translation MDKRLEVKEDENLRSVPVDPIGLRKYVIDLLGSLATASSHAKRVSILGEAGVHLRCLGDLSEAEQVLREALRIVEEEQLGLRKEVQQKIRLAHVLQYKKQFKYSDKLFKEVIEVCRVNDKANGLLHFALQHAGKNLFDQNRFTEALALFEEAMELRLKQEAPEDQIKSTAQAIARTKSLLQN, via the coding sequence ATGGATAAGCGACTTGAAGTCAAAGAAGATGAAAATCTTAGATCTGTTCCTGTTGATCCGATTGGCTTACGTAAGTACGTGATCGACTTGTTGGGATCATTGGCGACGGCCTCCAGTCACGCCAAGCGTGTCAGCATTTTAGGCGAAGCCGGCGTGCACTTAAGATGTTTGGGTGACTTGAGCGAAGCCGAGCAGGTTCTGCGCGAAGCCCTGCGCATCGTGGAAGAAGAACAATTGGGGCTTCGCAAAGAAGTTCAGCAGAAAATCCGTTTAGCCCATGTGCTGCAATATAAAAAGCAATTCAAGTACAGTGACAAGCTTTTTAAGGAAGTTATCGAGGTTTGCAGAGTGAACGACAAAGCGAATGGGCTCCTGCATTTCGCTCTTCAACATGCTGGTAAAAACCTGTTCGATCAAAATAGATTCACGGAGGCCTTGGCACTGTTTGAAGAGGCCATGGAGTTAAGGCTTAAGCAGGAAGCTCCCGAAGACCAAATCAAGTCAACAGCGCAAGCTATCGCTAGAACCAAATCACTCCTGCAAAACTAG
- a CDS encoding alpha/beta hydrolase — translation MTKTRGLRFKILSLAALALGLCGCQSFFYYPTQGRYYDPARLNLQYEDVHFKTASGDDIHGWYFASRQKESKGTILFFHGNAENLSSHFMMFYWLPNEGYNYFIFDYPGYGESSGTATPESTVEAGVAAAAWLKANRETRPLIFYGQSLGGIVAMQTAMKIKDQHAIRNIVVDGSFSSYQKMGKRVLSRSYWTWLFQPLSYVLLSDAQSPEPIDRFPPIPLLIIHGENDPVIEVESSREMYEAARDPKELWIVRNGHHGDLFEVNNRELRQKFLNYLQ, via the coding sequence ATGACGAAAACTAGAGGACTGCGCTTTAAAATTCTAAGCCTCGCTGCGTTGGCATTGGGCCTGTGCGGATGCCAGTCTTTTTTTTATTATCCAACTCAAGGCAGATACTACGATCCAGCTCGATTGAATTTGCAGTATGAAGATGTGCATTTCAAAACAGCCTCTGGAGATGACATTCACGGTTGGTACTTTGCAAGTCGACAAAAAGAAAGCAAAGGCACGATCCTGTTCTTTCATGGAAATGCTGAAAATCTAAGCTCTCACTTCATGATGTTCTATTGGCTGCCTAACGAGGGGTATAATTACTTCATTTTTGATTACCCGGGTTATGGTGAAAGTTCGGGCACTGCAACTCCAGAAAGTACGGTGGAGGCGGGAGTCGCTGCGGCTGCTTGGTTGAAAGCCAACCGAGAAACTCGCCCGTTGATTTTTTATGGGCAAAGCTTGGGTGGCATCGTCGCCATGCAGACAGCGATGAAAATCAAAGACCAGCATGCGATCCGTAACATCGTGGTCGATGGTAGCTTTTCTTCCTATCAGAAGATGGGAAAAAGGGTTTTAAGTCGATCCTATTGGACTTGGCTGTTTCAGCCGCTAAGTTATGTGCTGTTGAGTGATGCTCAATCTCCTGAGCCGATCGACCGCTTTCCACCCATTCCGCTGTTGATAATCCACGGCGAAAACGACCCGGTGATCGAAGTTGAAAGCTCCCGCGAAATGTACGAAGCGGCGCGTGATCCAAAGGAATTGTGGATTGTCCGCAATGGACATCATGGTGATCTTTTTGAGGTTAACAATCGTGAACTCCGTCAAAAGTTCCTCAATTATTTGCAATAG
- a CDS encoding ATP-binding protein codes for MARLLDFVLGHQDVIKKMVDSFEAGKPGQTFLFVGPSGIGKKLTAIGLAQALMCPQSPRGCGRCPSCFRVAQKDHAHEGLRIISPSGANIKIEQAKEILEFLSLKSLGGNRVIIIDQAQLLNPQTANALLKTLEEPPDGTFFFLIAPSVAGIMPTIRSRSRIVQFKPLTMEELGKRVKAPTWALRSAGGSFEKLAQLQDGPELELREKSVEILNVFMQDPNFLLNEMWRAEFKDRQQGIRLLSYWVSFFRDAIVLQEGAKAQITNLDQAPLIKTLAEQTRERLLKLIQKGLQAEQALGANRDSQLVMEEYFITSQDLV; via the coding sequence GTGGCAAGACTGCTGGATTTTGTCTTAGGACACCAGGATGTGATTAAAAAGATGGTGGATTCCTTCGAAGCAGGGAAGCCGGGCCAGACCTTTTTATTCGTGGGTCCTTCTGGTATTGGCAAAAAACTGACAGCAATTGGTTTGGCGCAAGCTTTGATGTGCCCACAAAGCCCCCGGGGCTGTGGTCGTTGTCCATCTTGTTTCCGTGTGGCGCAGAAAGATCATGCTCACGAGGGACTTCGTATTATTTCTCCTTCGGGCGCCAACATTAAAATCGAACAAGCTAAAGAAATTTTAGAATTCTTATCTTTGAAAAGTTTGGGCGGCAATCGCGTGATCATTATCGATCAGGCCCAGTTGCTGAATCCGCAAACGGCCAATGCTTTGCTAAAAACTTTGGAAGAGCCGCCAGATGGAACTTTCTTTTTCCTGATTGCTCCCAGTGTTGCGGGTATTATGCCGACGATTCGCTCTCGCTCGCGCATCGTGCAATTTAAACCACTGACGATGGAAGAGCTGGGTAAACGCGTGAAAGCGCCGACGTGGGCGTTACGTTCTGCAGGTGGCAGCTTTGAAAAGCTCGCGCAATTGCAAGACGGGCCGGAGTTGGAACTTCGTGAAAAATCCGTCGAGATTTTAAACGTGTTCATGCAAGACCCGAACTTCCTGTTGAACGAAATGTGGCGTGCGGAATTCAAAGATCGTCAGCAAGGCATTCGCCTGTTGTCGTACTGGGTTTCATTCTTTAGGGATGCCATCGTTTTGCAAGAGGGTGCTAAAGCTCAGATCACCAATCTGGATCAGGCCCCTTTGATTAAGACCTTGGCCGAACAGACTCGAGAAAGACTCCTTAAATTGATCCAAAAAGGCCTTCAGGCGGAACAAGCTTTGGGTGCTAACAGAGATTCTCAGCTCGTGATGGAAGAATACTTCATCACCAGCCAGGATTTGGTGTAG
- a CDS encoding penicillin-insensitive murein endopeptidase: protein MGRLLSSLLIIGLIVSGCSPRGNNMPVAVRDTAPTPAEPQVRQAGAYEVIEGATQLQGMDVAFDKGTQKVTLTGQLQLKTLDSKRTVPLNVQLQGTTDSQGFAIMKPVGSVGVADLEIAAKATCLGVEGDCSSNFVDIYISYEDRIYHHQVESVEDTMSMPEEPKDADEAVEPAPGGGSTNQKQDDTFADEDHEEEEHEELDVEEGMGSYVGDVENDIEKVLVVKPKPKTPAAPKVDTPKKDEPKKDDPKKETPKQETPPKKDAPSKPGVPPKKDQPPKKDEPKKDEPKKETPKADDKDKNDDKDDDKKETPVVVPAPPKFDLLAKLDQAIGPVNSGRLDKATDILGYQKAYPETNFKVLRPERATHFGTIEMAYLIAKLGKYTKAVAPAHFLRLGDISRQKGGSLGSHKSHTNGLDADIAYYFKADKTLTGFSSALKGNQPIGDWMMAQQWKLFKYSVSSKFVDRIFIHPTLKKSLCSYAQSQGEMSTDLAKETLRRLVPEVNHYNHFHMRIKCSKSQVRCRQMADPKPGTGC, encoded by the coding sequence ATGGGAAGACTACTATCGTCACTACTCATTATAGGTTTGATCGTTTCAGGGTGTTCGCCTCGCGGGAATAACATGCCGGTGGCCGTGCGTGATACAGCACCGACCCCAGCCGAGCCGCAGGTTCGCCAGGCGGGAGCCTACGAAGTCATCGAGGGTGCTACGCAACTTCAGGGTATGGATGTGGCCTTTGATAAGGGCACGCAAAAAGTGACTTTGACAGGTCAGCTTCAACTTAAAACTTTAGACTCTAAAAGAACCGTTCCTTTAAACGTTCAGTTGCAAGGTACGACGGACTCCCAAGGCTTCGCTATTATGAAACCAGTGGGTTCAGTCGGCGTGGCCGATCTGGAAATCGCTGCCAAAGCGACCTGCTTGGGCGTTGAAGGCGATTGCTCCAGTAATTTCGTGGATATCTATATCTCTTACGAAGACCGTATCTATCACCATCAGGTGGAGTCCGTAGAAGACACTATGTCTATGCCGGAAGAACCAAAAGACGCTGATGAAGCGGTGGAGCCAGCTCCAGGTGGCGGTTCTACAAATCAGAAACAAGATGATACTTTTGCGGATGAAGATCATGAAGAAGAAGAGCACGAGGAGCTTGATGTTGAAGAAGGCATGGGTTCATACGTGGGTGACGTTGAAAACGACATCGAGAAAGTTTTGGTGGTAAAACCGAAACCAAAAACACCGGCTGCGCCTAAAGTGGATACTCCGAAAAAAGACGAGCCTAAGAAAGACGATCCTAAAAAGGAAACACCGAAACAGGAGACTCCTCCGAAAAAGGATGCTCCAAGTAAGCCGGGTGTTCCACCTAAAAAGGATCAACCACCTAAAAAAGACGAACCGAAAAAAGATGAGCCTAAGAAGGAAACTCCAAAGGCTGACGACAAAGACAAAAATGACGATAAGGACGACGACAAAAAGGAAACTCCTGTCGTCGTTCCGGCTCCGCCCAAATTTGATTTGTTGGCCAAGCTGGATCAAGCGATCGGTCCTGTAAATTCAGGTCGTTTGGACAAAGCGACGGACATCTTGGGTTACCAAAAGGCATATCCTGAAACGAACTTCAAAGTTTTAAGACCAGAACGTGCCACACACTTTGGTACGATTGAAATGGCTTACTTGATTGCGAAGCTTGGTAAATACACGAAAGCCGTGGCTCCTGCTCACTTTCTGCGCCTGGGTGATATTTCCAGACAAAAAGGTGGGTCGCTTGGTAGTCACAAATCCCATACGAATGGATTGGATGCGGATATCGCTTATTACTTTAAAGCTGATAAAACGCTGACGGGCTTTTCTTCTGCCTTAAAGGGTAATCAACCGATCGGTGATTGGATGATGGCTCAGCAGTGGAAACTATTTAAGTACTCTGTGAGTTCTAAATTCGTGGATCGTATCTTTATCCATCCCACATTGAAAAAGTCTTTGTGCTCCTATGCTCAAAGTCAGGGAGAGATGAGCACGGATTTGGCAAAAGAGACTTTGCGTCGTCTGGTGCCTGAAGTAAATCACTACAATCATTTCCACATGCGTATTAAGTGCTCTAAAAGCCAGGTTCGCTGTCGCCAAATGGCAGATCCAAAGCCAGGAACGGGCTGCTAA
- a CDS encoding AgmX/PglI C-terminal domain-containing protein, protein MAKKNNWLIPSLIGLGVLSVALSLVVSSLTEKQKVATRPLARVDLSLGKAFILRKNMTQKEALTRSASLYPLDSVETGPDGDATMTFDSAYRIRIQENSLVTLDEEYDRQVILIKRGDVQVEAYGRDGSVMISRDGVRWTATDYETNYRKQANSPNLPDMAPSTEGYTGKKAGGEGLTSEFIQETLRTHRNSFFKCYTQLLQRTPGVSGQASVGFTIERTGKVSNPTVTSSTISDVPFKKCLTEAIRRVEFKSFAGDPISTVFPLKFE, encoded by the coding sequence ATGGCGAAGAAGAACAACTGGTTGATTCCCTCTCTTATTGGACTTGGTGTATTGAGTGTAGCTCTTTCTCTTGTCGTCTCCTCTCTCACTGAAAAACAAAAAGTTGCCACTCGCCCACTTGCGCGCGTTGATTTAAGTCTGGGCAAAGCCTTTATCCTTCGTAAAAACATGACTCAAAAAGAAGCCCTGACTCGTTCAGCGTCTTTATATCCTTTGGATTCTGTGGAAACAGGTCCCGATGGTGATGCGACGATGACTTTTGATTCGGCTTACCGCATTCGCATTCAGGAAAACTCACTGGTAACGCTTGATGAAGAGTACGACCGTCAAGTGATTCTGATTAAACGTGGTGATGTGCAAGTTGAGGCCTATGGTCGCGATGGGTCTGTGATGATCTCTCGTGATGGTGTTCGCTGGACCGCAACTGATTACGAAACAAATTATCGTAAGCAAGCAAACTCCCCGAACCTTCCCGACATGGCTCCTTCGACTGAAGGTTACACTGGCAAGAAAGCCGGTGGCGAAGGCTTAACGTCCGAGTTCATTCAAGAAACTTTGCGCACACACAGAAACTCATTCTTTAAATGCTACACACAGTTATTGCAAAGAACGCCAGGCGTCTCAGGCCAAGCCTCTGTGGGCTTTACAATTGAGCGTACTGGCAAAGTCAGCAATCCCACTGTGACATCGTCGACCATCAGCGATGTGCCTTTTAAAAAGTGCCTGACGGAAGCAATCCGCCGCGTGGAGTTTAAATCCTTTGCCGGCGATCCGATCTCGACAGTTTTTCCTCTGAAATTTGAATAA
- a CDS encoding phosphatase domain-containing protein, translating into MADWRELSEMNGDVVFFRYVSEGMEKSHDEVFLWDIDKTYLDTTIDSLSGLLTTVLERALNKKNVPGTNTLLQSLSEYRKAQKGYMYFPIYFITASPPQMEERISEKFALDNIRPFGCFYKDNLANLRPGRFWRLTKQVGYKLQALMQLRTRLAENVRQICWGDDSETDAIIYNLYSDICSRRLGPHDIRMTLEKLNVTGEQVDTILELQAQIPENDPVEKIYINLATDTDPDYYLKFGRRTMATYNTFQVALDLYQDSRINLEGVYAVVQDMIYNYSYTPEELMKSFDEFIRRGIIGQTTYESARAFFIEKGLLYPSYSPTVAPLKEKTVVEGRVYEMEGIHEPWIPDRIDYLHDYR; encoded by the coding sequence ATGGCAGATTGGCGTGAACTGAGCGAGATGAATGGCGACGTGGTGTTTTTTCGATATGTCTCTGAAGGCATGGAGAAGTCTCACGACGAAGTTTTCTTGTGGGATATCGATAAAACCTATCTTGATACGACGATCGATTCCTTATCGGGTCTGCTAACCACAGTTCTTGAACGTGCTTTGAATAAAAAGAACGTGCCTGGGACCAACACCTTGCTGCAATCGCTAAGTGAATATCGTAAAGCTCAAAAGGGCTATATGTATTTTCCGATTTACTTTATCACGGCTTCGCCGCCGCAGATGGAAGAAAGAATTTCGGAAAAGTTCGCTCTGGATAATATCCGTCCCTTTGGTTGTTTTTATAAAGACAATCTGGCAAATCTTCGTCCCGGTCGCTTTTGGCGACTGACGAAACAAGTGGGTTATAAGCTGCAAGCCCTGATGCAATTAAGAACTCGTCTGGCTGAAAATGTTCGCCAAATCTGTTGGGGCGATGACAGTGAAACCGATGCGATCATTTACAATCTGTATTCTGATATTTGTTCGCGTCGTTTGGGGCCGCATGATATTCGCATGACCCTGGAAAAGTTAAATGTGACCGGAGAGCAGGTTGATACGATTCTGGAGCTGCAAGCGCAGATTCCTGAAAACGATCCCGTGGAGAAAATCTATATCAATCTCGCGACCGATACCGATCCTGATTACTATTTAAAATTCGGGCGCAGAACAATGGCGACCTATAACACTTTTCAGGTGGCCCTGGATTTATACCAGGATAGCCGCATCAACTTGGAAGGCGTCTATGCCGTCGTTCAAGACATGATCTATAATTACAGCTATACTCCCGAAGAACTGATGAAAAGCTTTGATGAATTTATTCGTCGCGGAATCATCGGGCAAACGACCTATGAGTCCGCTCGTGCCTTTTTTATCGAAAAGGGTTTGTTGTATCCTTCGTACTCGCCAACCGTGGCTCCCTTAAAAGAGAAAACTGTTGTCGAAGGACGAGTGTACGAAATGGAAGGCATTCACGAGCCTTGGATCCCAGACCGCATCGATTACCTTCACGACTATCGTTAG
- a CDS encoding collagen-like protein — translation MKWGRIGLAVITAVQCKVAFAAPARIDSGFFPIDINTTTTSSVDDLFPTQPRIGANPGQPGGIVPGPIQINPVPGTPGTGLPTVPGTPGQPGQPGTVPGLPGTANGTGGNGLPVIVKDSVGVAEDFKCNLFTNSEDKTYSDILSAVNALNQAVSSPSCAGNQINQQAVIDNNKKITDAIEKLQPFLHAEEEIPKEKVPEITANVDIAIRAASSLAASFSNTDLMNKNCRQQMNGGQVALAINDMINGLTPYALMAASMTGGTAAIPFIVGGQVLTSAIGSMEKIVNENSTKIQDPLVRRAVLENTCQYIRLEQKYRFLTKGRDEQVAKISKEMLVARNYSVKYSGVSRDTNALMVRKNELSQAALELNTTLAAASAQSELDKTFVKSTTADAMICELGINLAAVATDSNSYVAKLLGSVNYSLATTGYSATPITNTLKSAGKIYVQNLQSVTARNNAAQCAMTTKYLLEAMDKSAVASKDIMKQAQADLDKQLRRSPEYNQIQARLATLAEKQAQAARITNSLDNLRKYANSFSQSEIDSEMARLRTGLFETRSLGISSPVMSWFKYTTGLHRASVKQFNEGLRSLQDRAFRLTESGKAVQAPYNGGYTNRVDDKVAAKMQAALLRDRNAANNLETLVPANLVKDSRAYADACRETQDVWNRWVSAIDHLAAIESFCLMIDNYIYDNRSEDQTIVQMCRGGQAARGVGNNLSELGRMKSELLSVHTNNWAALVKKRITALGCQTVTTF, via the coding sequence ATGAAGTGGGGTAGAATAGGCTTGGCAGTTATCACTGCTGTTCAGTGTAAGGTGGCTTTCGCAGCACCAGCACGTATCGACTCAGGTTTCTTTCCGATCGATATCAATACAACGACAACTTCTTCTGTAGATGATCTATTCCCAACTCAGCCACGTATTGGCGCGAACCCTGGTCAACCAGGCGGCATCGTTCCAGGTCCAATCCAAATTAATCCAGTTCCAGGTACTCCTGGCACTGGCCTTCCAACAGTTCCAGGCACTCCAGGACAACCAGGTCAACCGGGCACAGTTCCAGGTTTGCCAGGCACAGCTAACGGTACTGGCGGCAACGGCCTTCCAGTGATCGTTAAAGACTCTGTTGGTGTTGCTGAAGATTTCAAATGTAACCTGTTCACGAACTCTGAAGACAAAACTTACTCTGACATCTTGTCAGCGGTAAATGCGTTGAACCAAGCGGTAAGTTCTCCTTCTTGCGCTGGCAACCAAATCAATCAACAAGCGGTTATCGACAATAACAAGAAAATCACTGACGCTATCGAAAAGCTTCAACCTTTCTTGCATGCTGAAGAAGAAATCCCTAAAGAAAAAGTTCCAGAGATCACAGCTAACGTGGATATCGCTATCCGCGCAGCTTCCTCTTTGGCAGCTTCTTTCTCTAACACAGACCTAATGAACAAAAACTGCCGTCAACAAATGAACGGTGGTCAAGTGGCGTTGGCAATCAACGACATGATCAACGGTTTGACTCCCTATGCATTGATGGCAGCATCAATGACGGGTGGTACGGCAGCGATCCCATTCATCGTGGGTGGTCAAGTTTTGACAAGCGCTATCGGTTCTATGGAAAAAATCGTGAATGAAAACTCCACTAAGATCCAAGATCCATTGGTTCGCCGTGCGGTTCTTGAGAACACATGCCAATACATCCGTCTTGAGCAAAAATACCGTTTCTTGACTAAAGGTCGCGACGAGCAAGTTGCTAAGATCTCTAAAGAGATGTTGGTAGCTCGTAACTACTCTGTGAAATACTCTGGTGTTTCTAGAGACACTAATGCCTTGATGGTTCGTAAAAACGAATTGAGCCAGGCTGCTTTGGAGTTGAACACGACTCTAGCTGCTGCTTCTGCTCAATCTGAATTGGATAAAACTTTCGTTAAGAGCACAACTGCAGACGCAATGATCTGTGAGTTGGGTATCAACCTAGCGGCAGTTGCAACTGATTCTAACTCATACGTTGCTAAGCTTTTGGGTTCTGTGAACTACTCTTTGGCAACGACTGGTTACAGCGCGACGCCAATCACGAACACTTTGAAATCTGCTGGCAAAATCTATGTTCAAAATCTTCAATCAGTAACGGCTCGTAACAACGCTGCTCAATGCGCGATGACGACGAAGTACTTGCTTGAAGCAATGGACAAATCTGCAGTGGCTTCTAAAGATATCATGAAGCAAGCTCAAGCTGATTTGGATAAACAATTGAGACGTTCTCCTGAGTACAACCAAATCCAAGCTCGTCTTGCGACTTTGGCTGAAAAACAAGCTCAAGCAGCTCGTATCACAAACTCTTTGGATAACTTGCGCAAATACGCAAACAGCTTCTCTCAATCTGAAATCGATTCTGAAATGGCTCGTTTGAGAACTGGTTTGTTCGAGACTCGTTCTTTGGGTATCAGTTCTCCAGTTATGTCTTGGTTCAAATACACAACAGGCCTGCACAGAGCTTCTGTTAAGCAATTCAACGAAGGTCTTAGATCACTTCAAGACCGTGCGTTCCGCCTAACTGAATCTGGTAAAGCTGTTCAAGCTCCATACAACGGTGGTTACACAAACCGTGTTGACGATAAAGTTGCAGCTAAAATGCAAGCCGCTCTTCTTCGTGACCGTAATGCAGCGAACAACCTAGAGACTTTGGTTCCTGCGAACCTAGTTAAAGACTCTCGTGCATATGCTGATGCTTGCCGCGAAACTCAAGACGTTTGGAACCGTTGGGTTTCTGCGATTGATCACTTGGCAGCTATCGAATCATTCTGCTTGATGATCGATAACTACATCTATGACAACCGTTCTGAAGATCAAACGATTGTTCAAATGTGCCGTGGTGGCCAAGCTGCCCGTGGCGTTGGTAACAACCTTTCTGAGTTGGGCCGTATGAAATCTGAATTGCTAAGCGTTCATACAAACAACTGGGCTGCTCTTGTTAAGAAAAGAATCACAGCTTTGGGTTGCCAAACAGTGACGACGTTCTAA
- the tmk gene encoding dTMP kinase — translation MSFLVFEGLDGSGKSSLMKALEAELQKRGIPTYMTREPGGTPLGDEIRHMILRKEGPAPTARTELLLYEASRSQHVDQVIRPQLQKGSWVLCDRFSASSVAFQSGGREISENEVVMLNNFATGGLKAHLTILLDLPVEESRKRRQGRGEQNGESEDRIESEADTFHEKVRQSFLAQARADKASWLVLDAKETPAVLFEQLLKALTEKKILT, via the coding sequence ATGTCTTTTCTGGTATTTGAGGGCCTTGATGGCTCCGGCAAAAGCTCACTGATGAAGGCTCTGGAAGCAGAGCTGCAAAAGCGTGGAATTCCCACTTACATGACTCGTGAACCGGGCGGCACTCCTTTGGGAGATGAAATCCGTCACATGATTTTGCGTAAAGAAGGTCCTGCACCAACCGCACGCACGGAATTGCTTTTGTATGAAGCCAGCCGCTCCCAACATGTGGATCAAGTGATTCGTCCGCAACTGCAAAAAGGGTCGTGGGTTTTGTGTGATCGTTTTTCTGCAAGCTCTGTCGCTTTCCAAAGCGGTGGTCGCGAAATTTCTGAAAACGAAGTGGTGATGTTGAATAATTTTGCAACGGGTGGTTTGAAAGCTCATCTGACAATTCTATTGGATCTGCCAGTGGAGGAGTCGCGCAAACGTCGTCAAGGACGTGGCGAGCAAAACGGTGAATCGGAAGACCGTATCGAATCAGAAGCCGACACATTCCATGAAAAAGTTCGTCAAAGCTTTTTGGCGCAGGCCCGTGCAGATAAGGCTTCCTGGTTGGTGTTAGATGCGAAAGAAACTCCAGCGGTGTTGTTTGAGCAATTGCTGAAAGCACTGACTGAGAAAAAGATTTTAACGTAA
- the secG gene encoding preprotein translocase subunit SecG, whose translation MTTFVGIIHIIVALVLIVLVLIQDSKSNGALGMGGSSGSNSLLGATGAQTLAGKMTVWAAVIFAVTCLALSVFTSSATKSVVDTLPAAAAPVQTAAPTAASTPVPGSEANKPQDLTAPAASAPAASPAAPAAAAPAK comes from the coding sequence ATGACTACTTTTGTTGGAATTATCCATATCATCGTTGCCCTAGTTTTGATCGTTCTTGTTTTGATCCAAGATTCAAAAAGCAACGGCGCATTGGGCATGGGCGGCAGCTCTGGTTCAAACAGCCTTTTGGGCGCAACAGGCGCTCAAACTTTGGCTGGTAAAATGACTGTTTGGGCAGCTGTGATTTTCGCAGTAACTTGTCTGGCTTTGTCAGTATTCACTTCTTCTGCAACTAAATCTGTTGTTGATACTTTGCCTGCAGCAGCGGCGCCGGTACAAACAGCAGCTCCAACTGCGGCATCAACTCCGGTTCCAGGTTCTGAAGCTAACAAGCCTCAAGATCTTACAGCTCCGGCAGCTTCTGCACCTGCAGCAAGCCCAGCGGCTCCAGCAGCTGCAGCTCCTGCAAAATAA